A stretch of DNA from Anopheles nili chromosome 2, idAnoNiliSN_F5_01, whole genome shotgun sequence:
TATATGTTACCGAGTGTGGAACGTTTCTTCGGAGGTTTCTGCATGAAAAGTCCAGAGCTGATGAAGTTCGAGCAGAAGGAACTGTCGAAGGCGGTGATTAAGCTCGACGAAATACGGCACCAAATAGATATGCTGCAGCGCAATCTACCCATGCTCGATGATTGTATCATACGAGAATCTCCAAGCGTCAACGGCAGTCCGGaggtggcgaaggaaaattttgCCATCAAAAATAAGCTCTTCTGCACGCCACCAATTGTGATGGATTTTGACGCCCACGTGGGAGATTTCCACGCATCAGCGGTCGGTGCAAACGGAAGAAGCAATCTCCGTTTAGCGTTGCTGAATAAGGAAGACGTACAGGCAATGAATGCCCGGATGAAACTGCTTTCAGTGAGCACATATCAGCCCCGGAGCCCGAAACCACCGCAAAAGCATCTCAAACCTACGTCCGACCACCCATTGCAGTCGAGTCCGGTCTTGTTTGCGGTGCCGAGAgcaacacgaaaagaaaagctaaacCCACTTACCATGCTGAATCGCATCAAGGCGCAGAGTCAGAAACAAACCCCCGGCGGGTACAGCACGTCCCGTGCATGTGGCGCTCCTGCTAACAGTACAATGAACATATCCACACTCAGCGAGATGACGTTACGACCGGAGTTCTCGTCCACGCTTCTTGGAACACCCGAAAAACCGGCCATAATTGCAGCGGTACCCACACCGACGAGTGATGAGGAAGCTCCCGATCCAGCCAATCACCTGCTACAGGttccccagcagcagctgctgcatcAGCAAGTGAAGCAGGTGGGAAGCTCATCAAACGTGCATTCGAGCCCTCGGTTGATGGCAATTTATGCCAGTTCCACTACACCCACACCCAAATCGACGCTGTCCCCCAAGACGTTACTCAGGGATACCAGAAGTAGAACATCCGCCAAACGTAGCTCCTTGATCGACAACGAATTGGTTCATACTTCACCTTCGGGGCGGTTGGATTCCCTCATCAAACCCTTGGAGATACCACAAGATTGCAAAATTCATTCATCCTTGGGAAAGATCAGTGAGCCAACGTGCGAACGGGATGGTGCGAACGTGTCCGAAGAGAAGACGCTTAGTGCGGAGGTAGAGTTTTTATCAAATGCttatgcaaacaaacgaattGTAGCACACTATACtcatgagttttttttccacagaaTGGTAGCCATTTGCTTGAACTCTCACGAACACTTCTTGCGGCTGGTGAACCAACTTTTGCTACCAACGTTGATGTAGCACGACATCAAGATCTTGCGTTCGAGGGCTGCAAATTGGAGCAACAGGTGGACACAGAGGAAGATATCTTGTTCAACATTAGCGATGCCGTACTGACGGACTTCGAGTGATCATTGGGCATTGCCGCAAATCATCTAATTCACTCTTCATCAGTGATATAGCATTAGAAAAGTGGATTGGTAGAACTATGGTGAAGCTTTGGATAGTTCTAAAACaacgattttaaattattgttcTCTATCGACCCTCTGGTTCTATTGAGCCTTAGGAAGggttaaattttatgtttgtttctgTATCTTATTTAGACCGTTGAACATAATAGATTGGATATCAACACTCAACAAAATAGATATAATTAACATAATCTTTCCATCCAGTTTGAATAGCGAGCGGAATTACACATAACGCACAAGCATGTTTATATCAAAAAATATTAAGTTATTTATTCGTATCTTTTCTCAGTCGTTGTTTCTCCCTacctttcttttttcgaacaaaattggaaaaaatgcCTATCACTTATCAACAACCTGACCTAAAAACTATCCGTGCAATCGATTGATGGCACAGCATTTATCGTGTGTACCGTGTCTTAGCTGCCTAAAACATTAGGATCACCTCTAGCAACTGGGCGTGAACTTGAGGAACTTGTCTATATCCTGATCCGGAACCGAATACTCTCGAGGAGTAAACCACTCGAAGCGGTTCGGGTTCAGACGCGAAGGggaacaaaataaagcaattgCGAGAGCAATATCAATACAATTATGTCTTCCAGCTTCCAGCTCAACTAGACGGAAATTTTAAGTTTACCAAAGAAGCCTAACATAACGAAAAACGAGTACGAACGAAACAGTAATACAGCGCCATTGTGTGCAACAATGAGCGAATGGGTGATGGTACTAAACATTAGACACTCCTACGAGCAACGCCGACATCAGTACTAAAACAGAATGATAAATATAACACGGCACGAACGTTTAGGGTGCTTAAATCAGCGCTAACTACTTATGTAGCTATGTTCGCATACTTCGAACAAGTATTCCGGGATTTATCTACACTATTACTGGagctttcgtttctttccgACT
This window harbors:
- the LOC128721676 gene encoding augmin complex subunit dgt6, translated to MNLNVSIDIDRLQVAALSTVLKNPLAGLFVKRLSMRLKYLYRLNPLGEQVASTPWIAMSKKHPIKRTTSQLSVAHGSSNAPASRSEEQLDAAIYRCLHSLTKRHPPTEDFKAQFCRGAFVKPNTKAFIQVMHFLFNVYDAREFRKRFYWPIYDKGAENAFRTSTVEYVNSLIERGKLVGMEKIKAHVVVLPGGAKFMKFLLCLIRFVLQEELRRAKGGSSDSVLITNPLISQMVDSHRRWIEVGDCISSIVHEEVSVMSKSTQQIEDLIAVILQASEPARQLSYDKLMQLWGILIKGQFKEQQKLHHRMIAIAKELEHVLEKTAGKLKVNEISLPFTREQLKECLVRYDAQPGTELQQLLQDVFDENGKLNPIKLFLLFEYMLPSVERFFGGFCMKSPELMKFEQKELSKAVIKLDEIRHQIDMLQRNLPMLDDCIIRESPSVNGSPEVAKENFAIKNKLFCTPPIVMDFDAHVGDFHASAVGANGRSNLRLALLNKEDVQAMNARMKLLSVSTYQPRSPKPPQKHLKPTSDHPLQSSPVLFAVPRATRKEKLNPLTMLNRIKAQSQKQTPGGYSTSRACGAPANSTMNISTLSEMTLRPEFSSTLLGTPEKPAIIAAVPTPTSDEEAPDPANHLLQVPQQQLLHQQVKQVGSSSNVHSSPRLMAIYASSTTPTPKSTLSPKTLLRDTRSRTSAKRSSLIDNELVHTSPSGRLDSLIKPLEIPQDCKIHSSLGKISEPTCERDGANVSEEKTLSAENGSHLLELSRTLLAAGEPTFATNVDVARHQDLAFEGCKLEQQVDTEEDILFNISDAVLTDFE